CGTGCATCTTCATGCCGTTCGGCACGGTCCTCGGGGTGCTCACGATCATCGTCCTGCAGAGGGAGCCGGTCCGGCGGCTGTTCGGCCTCGAGCCCTCGTTGCCGCGAGGATAGGGAATGACGATGGGGCCGCCGACCAACCTGTTGGGAGCCATGGGGCTTTTGGCGCTCCTGGCTGGCCCGCCCGCGGGCGGCACGGTCCCCCGGGCAGGCACGGCCAGCACCCCGGCCAGGGGCCCGGGCCGGATCCTGGCCGAGCCGCCGGCGAAGCCCGACTCGGGCGCGACGTACCTTTTCTATCTTCACGGCCGCATCGTGCAGGAGCAGGGTCGGGGGGCGGTGAGCCCGAAGTATGGGCCCTACGAGTACGATGCCATCCCGAAGGGGCTTGCCGAGGCGGGGCTCGTCGTCATCAGCGAGCCTCGTCCGCGGGGAACGGAGCCATCGGCCTACGCCGGCCGGGTCGCAGGGCAGGTCGAGCGGTTGCTCGAGGCGGGCGTCCCGGCCCGGCGGATCACGATCGTCGGTGCGTCCATGGGGGGCTTCATCGCCATGCTCGTGTCGAATCGGCTGGCGGCACGGGAGATCGGCTACGTGTTCATGGGCAGCTGTGACGAGGAGACGCTGGAGCTCGGCAGCGGTCTGCATGGCGAAGTGCTCTCCATCTTCGAAGCCAGCGACGAGCTCGAGCAGAGCTGCGCTCGGCTTTTCGCGCGCGCCAGCGACGTGGGCCGTCACGCGGAGGTTCGAATCGACACCGGGCTTCACCACGGCTTTCTCTACCGGCCGCTGTCCGAATGGATGGGGCCGGTCATTCGCTGGGCTCGCGCGCGTGACGCTTGACGGGAGGGACCTATGCCGTTCTCATTGCACATGGATCCTGGATCGGGTGTGGTCATCGGCACCTGCTCCGGCATACTGAATGCCACCGATGCCCGGAAAGGGGCCGCGGCGTACTGGGCGAACCCGGACTGCACCGGACGTCCCGTTGTCTGGGACTTCCGGTCCGCGCGGCTCGATGTCCACCCCCCGGAGATCGAGGCGCTCGCCCGGTTCATCCTCGAGAGCCAGCCGCCGGCTCCGCCTCCCAGGGTCGCGTTCGTGACCGCCCGGGACGTGGATTTCGGTCTGTCGCGCATGTTCGAGGTGCACCGCGAACACCCGGCGACGCTGGTCAAGGTCTTCCGGGACTATGACGAAGCGGTGAGGTGGGCGATGGAGCACCGTCCGACCGCGAAGGAGGCGAGATGAGGCCGGCGGGCAGCCTGCGCTATACTCCGGCCGCCTTTTGAGTTCGAGGCCGGACGCACCGGGGGGGCCCGGGCACTGAGAATCAGGGAGCACTGGCTCGTCGCCGCTCTGATCGAGGCGGGGTGGGCGCCGCTCGGAGTCTTCGGCCTTCACGTCGTGGCATCGCGCGTGCTCTTCCTGTACGTGGCCTACCCGCCCACCGACGTGGCCATGCATTTCCTGGGGGGGATCGCCATCGCCTACTTCCTCTGGAGGGCGGCCGTCCTGGCGTCGCAGTCCGGCCCGCTCGGAACCATCGGTCTGACGGGTCTGGGCGTCATGGTCTTCGGCCTGACCTGCGCCGCGGCGGTGTTCTGGGAATTCGCCGAATACCTGTCGGACCGGTGGCTGGGAACGAGGGCGCAGCTCGGGCTGGAGGACACCCTGGGGGACATGCTCGTCGGCATCATGGGAGGTCTGGCGTTCCTGCTTCAGCGCTTCGCGGCACGACCTAACCAAGGAGGTCGATGATGGACCGGTGGCTGGGAAAGTACTCGGAATGGGCCTACGCGCTCCTGCGCCTGGTGGCCGGGTTTCTGTTGGCCTGCCACGGGGCGCAGAAGCTCTTCGGCGCGCTCGGAGGTCAGAGCCAGCTCTCCAACCCCTTGATGGCCACGGCCGGGTTCATCGAGTTCTTCGGGGGCGTCCTGGTGGCCCTGGGCCTGTTCGCCGGCCATGCCGCGTTCATTTCGAGCGGGCTGATGGCGGTCGCCTATTTCATGGCGCACGCGCCGAACGGCTTCTGGCCCATCATCAACAAGGGGGAGCTCGCGGTCCTCTACTGTTTCGTCTTTCTGTACATCGCGTGCCGGGGATCGGGACGCTTCAGCGTGGATGCGATCGCGCGAAGGCGCTGAGCCGGTCGGTCCGGAGGAGTTCGGAGCGTGGCGGACCTCCTGGTCAACATCGACGTCGATGATCTCGAGAAGGGCCTCCGCTTCTATGCCGACGGGCTGGGACTGAAGCCGGGGCGGCGCCTGGGTGCGGACGCGCGCGAGATGCTCGGCGCCTCGTCTCCGATCTACCTCCTCGCCAGTCCAGGGGGGACGCCTCCCTTCGCCGCGGCGACGGCGGGGCGGGACTACCGCCGCCACTGGACCCCGGTGCATCTCGATCTCGCGGTCGAGGACATCGAGGCGGCGGTCGCCCGGGCCGTCTCGGCGGGCGCGACGCTCGAAGGAACGATCGAGGAGCGGGCATGGGGACTCCTGGCCCGCCTGGCGGATCCCTTCGGAAACGGCTTCTGCATCCTGCAGTTCAAGGGACGGGGCTACGATGCGCTGGCAGGAGAGCCCCCCTCTGGATCGCCCTGAGGGGAGGCCGCCCGACGGCGGAGTGCGCCGTCTCGCCGTCGCATTCCAGCGGCGAGGTCACGCTATCGGTCGGCGGCGCCACGGATTCTCCGGCTCATGCTGGGTTGGGCGGTCGTCTGGGTGGTCCTCGAGATTCTCGTCGTCGCCAGCGGCAGCTCCCCTGGCCGGCCGATCGGCTGGCGGGATGCTGTGGCGATCCTGGAGGTGCGACACCCGTGGAAACCGGAGGGTGATCCGATGGAGCGGACGGCCCGATCGATCCTGATCGTGACCGGCATTCTGCTGATCGCGAGCGGCCTGGCGCACGCCATCCTGGATCCGCCGGCCCTCCGCCTGGACGCGGCGGCGACGCAGGTCTCCGCCCCGCCGGCGGAGCGGGCGCAACTCCCGAGCGTCAGGCTGCCGGCGGCGCTGGCGCGCGTGCTCGCCGACTACGAAGCCGCGTGGAGGAGCAAGGACGCCGCGGCCCTGGCCGGGCTCTTCGCGGAGGACGGCTTCGTCCTCTCGAACGGGGCGCCTCCGGTCCGGGGCCGCCACGCGATCCGGACGCATTACGAGGGGCAGGGCGGACCCCTTTCGCTCCGCGCGGTGGCCTTCGCGACGGAGGGCTCGCTGGGGTACATCATCGGGGGGTTCGCGAGGCGGGCGGGTGAGCCGGACATCGGGAAGTTCACGCTGACGCTGCGCCGGGGCGAGGACGGCCGCTGGCTGATCGTGTCCGACATGGACAACGGCAACTCGCGGCCCTAGCCCGGATGGTCGGGTCGTCCGGCGGGCCACGATGGAGGATGGAGATGGACGCGCGGGCCGCCCTGGCATTCGTGAAGAAGCACGGCATCGTGCTGATGGCGGCGCGGGGCCCCGTGCCGAGCCTGGCCGAGACGATCGGGGGCGGTCCCTTCCGGGGCAGCTGGTGGTCCCACCCCAAGGCGCAGGACATGTACCGCATCTTCAACGCCGTATCCGACTCGAGGCAGATCCTGGTCTGCCGGCTTGTCGGCGGCAAGGTGACCTTCGTGCACCGGCGGGTGTGGCCGGCGCTGGCGCGCCTGTCCGGGACCCTTCCGAGGCGCGGGCTCGCCGCGATCCGGGAGGAGCACACGAAGCAGGGCCGGCACCGGGTGCGGGTCACTCCGTACCCGCGCTGGGTCCCGAACGAGGTGCTGGCACGCGCCAGGCGGATGAGCCATGACGACGCCGTGGCGCGGTGCGGCGCCGGGGTGATCGTCGCGGCCGGGAGACGACCGGCCGCACGGCGGCGGGTGAAGGGGTGAAGGGGGCCTCGCTCGCGTTCCTGCTCCTGGCGGCTCTGGTCTCCGCGCAGATCGCCTACTACTACCCCCTCCTCCCGGACCCGATGGCGTCGCACTTCGGGCTGGACGGCGCTCCGAACGGCTGGTCGTCGCGCCTGACCTTCTTCGCGATCTACCTGGCGTCCCTGCTCCTGACGGCGGGGGCCCTGTTCATCCTGGCAAGCGTTCTGAAGCGGATGCCGGAGCGCGCCATCAACCTCCCGAACCGGGACTACTGGCTGTCGGCCGAGAGGCGGGACGAGGCGCTGGGCTATCTTCAGGGCATGGTTGGATGGTGCGCCGTCGGCGTCCTGCTGTTCATGCTCCTGGGGACGCAGCTGGTGATCCGGGCGAACCTGACAGCGGGGGGCCGGCTGGAGAGCGGGAAGCTGGGATGGACCCTGGCGCTTCTCGCCCTCTGGGTCATCCTGACTCCGGTCCGGGCCTATCGGCGCCTGTCGAGAGTGCCCGGGGGCGGGTAGCCCGGACTGCTCATCACGCCGTCGCCGCGGCGGACCGCCGATTTATACTGGGACGTCCAGGGCGCCGGGGAAGGCGCCCCGGCCAGGGAGGGATGCCATGCCCAAGTTTCTGATCGAACGGGAGATTCCGGGAGCGGGGAAGCTGTCGCCCCAGGAGCTGCGCGCCATCTCGCAGAAGTCCTGCGGCGTGCTCAAGGAGATGGGGCCGCAGATTCAGTGGGTCGAGAGCTACGTCACCGCCGACAAGGTCTACTGCGTGTACGTGGCGCCCAACGAGGAGATGGTCAGGAAGCACGCGCAGGCGGGGGGCTTCCCGGCGAACCGCGTGTCGCGCATCGGCGCGGTGATCGACCCGACCACCGCCGAGTGACCGGCGCGCGCTCCCGACGCGAAAGGGAGGCGGGCGATATGGTCGTACGACCGATGACGGCCCGCGACGCGGACGCGGCGGCGCGTCTGTCCGATCAGCTGGGATACCCTGCGACGGCGGACGCGATGGAACGCCGGTTCCGCGCGCTCGCGGACGATCCCGACGCCGCCCTGCTGGCGGCCGAGGAGGCGGGCGGCCGGATGGTCGGCTGGATCCACGTCTGCGGTCGGCGCTTTTTGGTTTCGGACGCGTTCGCGGAGATCGTGGGCCTGGTCGTCGAGACCTCCGCGAGACGGCGGGGCGCCGGCAAGGGCCTCGTCCTCGCGGCAGAGGAATGGGCGCGGAGGCGCGGCTACTCCGTGATGCGCATCCGTTCGAACGTGCGGAGGATGGAGGCCAGGCCGTTCTACGAGAAGCTGGGGTACGAGGTGGTCAAATCGCAGTGGGTGTTCCGGAGGTCGCTGTGAAGCCGAGGATCAGCGTTGCGACAGGAACGCCCTGGGAGCCGCTGGTGGGCTACGCCCGGGCGGTCCGCGTGGGGCGCCATGTGTACGTCTCGGGGACGACGGCCACCGATCGGGACGGACGCGTCGTCGGGACCGGAGACCCGCACGCCCAGGCCGTGCAGACCCTCCGGAACATCGAGACGGCGCTGCGGCGGGCCGGCGCCCGTCTCGAGGACGTGGTGCGCACCCGCATCTATGTCACCCGCATCGACGACTGGCAGGCGATCGGCCGCGCGCACCGTGAGTGCTTCGGAGCGGTCAGGCCGGCCACCAGCATGGTCGAGGTGAGCCGGTTGATCTCCCCCGAGATGCTCGTCGAGATCGAGGCCGAGGCGATCGTCTCCACGGAATGAGGCCGGCGCTGCGGGCCCTCTCGGCGGCGGTGGCCCTCGCGGTCGCGGCCGGCCTGGCAGTCCCCTTCGACCGGCCCGCGGCCGCCCCCGGCCTCCCTTCCGTCGATCCGACCGCGGCCTGGCGGTCGCTCGAGCCCGGCCTCGATCTCGGAGAGTTCCTCTCCCCCCGCCGCTCCGATCGCGGCGACTCGATCGTGCGTGTGCTGCGCGCCGATCCTCTGCGATTCGAGCTGCGCCTGCTCAACGCCTCGGCCCCGGGGCAGGGGAGGGCGCTGACGGCGCGCGAGTGGTCCCTCCGGGGCGGCCTGGCGGGGGCGATCAACGCCAGCATGTATCAGGCCGACCACCGGACCAGCGTGTCCCTGATGCGGACCTCGATCCACACCAACAACGGGAGGCTCTCGAAGGACCGGGCGATCCTCGCCTTCGAGCCGAAAGACGACAAGGCCGCGCCCGTCCTGATCATCGATCGGGAGTGCGACGACTTCGAGGCGCTGCGCGGGCGCTACGGGACGCTGGTCCAGAGCATCCGGATGCTGTCGTGCAAAGGGGAGAACGTCTGGAGCCAGCAGCCGCGTCGCTGGAGCGCCGCGGCGATCGGCACCGACGATCGGGGTCGGGTGCTGTTCGTCCACGTGCGCTCGCCCTACAGCGTGCACGACCTGATCGGCATCCTGAAGGACCTGCCGCTGGGCCTGTCGCGGATGCAGTACGCCGAGGGGGGCCCGGAGGCGCAGCTGTACGTGCGGAGCGGCGGGGAGGAGCACGAGTGGATCGGCAGCTACGAGTCGGGGCTCTCCGAGGACGACGACAACCGGGTCGCCTGGCCGGTGCCGAACGTCGTCGGGATCGCCCGACGGGCGGGCGTTCCCGCCGGCGTCCCGGGGCCCCGCTGACCGTGTGCTAACATGACGGACGCGACGCACGTGGCCGGCGGCCACGCGGCCGCGTCGCGCAGGAGACTCCCGATGCCGGATGTGCTGAAGCTCGCGGTCGCCCTGACCGCCGTGATCCTCGGCGCGCGCCTGACCGCCTGGGGCGGCGAGGCGCCGAAGGGCGGCTCGAAGATCTTTCCCTATCCCACGCAGGTCACCGTCCTCGACAACGGGCTGAAGGTCGTGGCCGTTCCGTTCGACAGCCCGGGCCTGATCGCCTACTGGACGGTGGTGCGCGCCGGCTCGCGCAACGAGATCGAGCCCGGCAAGTCCGGGTTCGCGCATTTCTTCGAGCACCTGATGTTCCGCGGCACCGAGACGTGCCCGCCGGAGCGCTACAACGCGATCCTGAAGGAGCTCGGCGCGGACCACAATGCCTTCACGACCGACGACTACACGGCCTATCACATCCTGGCGCCGGCGTCGGCGCTCGAAACGATCATGGTCCTCGAGTCCGACCGGTTCATGCACCTCAAGTATTCGGAGGAGATCTTCAAGAAAGAGGCGGGGGCGGTGCTCGGCGAATACAACAAGAGCGCCTCGGACCCGTTCCAGACGCTGAACGAGAAGCTGCGCGACACCGCCTTCGGGACCCACACCTACAAGCACTCGACGATCGGATTCCTGAGGGACGTCCAGGACATGCCGAACCAGTTCGCGTACAGCAGGCAGTTCTTCGACCGCTTCTACCGGCCGGAGAACTGCGCGCTCCTGGTGGTCGGCGACGTCGACCCGAAGAAGCTGGCGGGGATGGCGCGCCGGCACTACGGCGCCTGGAAGCGCGGCAGCTACCGCGCCCAGGTCCCATCCGAGCCGCCGCAGCCGGACGAGCTGCGGGTGGAGGTCGCGTGGCCCAACCCGACTCAGCCGTACCTCTACGTCGGCTACCACGGCCCGGCGTTCTCGGACACGGGGACGGATCTGCCGGCTCTCGACCTGGTCTCCCAGCTGCTGTTCTCCGAGTCGTCCCCCCTCTACCAGAAGCTGGTGGTGGACGAGCAGGAGGTCGATGTGCTGTTCGGAGGGGCCCAGGACCACATCGATCCGTACATGTTCGAGATCGCCACCCGGGTGAAGAAGCCGGAGCGCGTGGCCTACGTCGAGGCGGCGATCACGGCCGCCCTCGAGGAGCTCCAGGCGAAACCGATCGCCGCCGATCGCCTCGAGAAGGTGAAGTCGCACATGAAATACGCCTTCGCCATGAGCCTGGACGCCGCCGGCTCGGTGGCGCGGAGCCTCGCCCACTACGTCGCGGTGGCGAACGACCCCCAGGCGGTGAACAGGGTGTACGCATCCTACGATCGTCTCACTCCCGAAGACGTGCGCGCCGCCGCCCGCAAGTACTTCGTGCGATCGGGTCGGACGGTCGTGACGCTCGCCCACAAGCCGGGCGTGGTCGGCGCGGGCCAGTGAGCCGCGCGCGCCGGCACTCCGTGGCTCTTTCCGCCCTGGCAGCCGCGATCGCCTGCGTCCTGGCGATCCAGCCGGCGGACTCCAAGGAGACGAAGCCGATGAAGCCCACCTCGAACCCGGCGAAGGACGGCGCCGTCAGGACGATCCTCCTGCCGGCCCCTGCCTCTCCCCTGACGGCGTTCCGGATCCAGTTCGGCTGCGGGTCGATCGACGATCCGGCTGGGAAGGAGGGGCTGAACGCCCTCACCGCCCTGACCATCGGCGAGGGCGGTACGCGTGAGATGACCTACCGCGAGCTGACCGATCGCCTCTACCCGATGGCCGCGACGATCACGCCCCGGTTCGATCGCGAGACGACCACGTTCGTGGGCGAAGCGCACCGCGATCACCTGAAGGACTACTACGGGCTCCTCACGGGCGTCCTGCTGCGACCGCGCTTCGACGAGGCGGACTTCCAGCGCAGTCGCGACTTTCTGCTGGCCGGGCTCACCACCGGCCTGCGCGGCAACGACGACGAGGGGCTCGGCAAGGCGGCGCTCGGGTACCTGATGTACGAAGGCCACCCGTACCGGCTGCCCGATAGCGGCACCGTTCAGGGGTTGAAGGCGATCACCCTGGAGGACGTGAAGGCTCATTACCTCAGGTGCTACACGCAGGGCAACGCCGTTCTGGGGGTGGCAGGCGGGTACCCGGAGTCCCTGATCGTCTCCATGAAGAAGGATTTCACGGCCCTCCCGCCGGGCGGGCCGCGTCGCGCCGCGCTGCCGAAGCCGCGGCCGATCCAGGGTGTGGAGGTGCTGCTCGTCGAGAAGCCCGCCTCCGCCACGGCGATTTCCCTCGGGTTCCCCATCGCCGTGACACGCTCCGACAGGGACTTCTACGCCCTCCTGGTCGCCAATTCGTACCTGGGGGAGCACCGCACGTTCAACGGCCGCCTCATGAACAAAATGAGGGGGGAGCGCGGCCTCAATTACGGGGACTACTCGTACATCGAACACTTCGTCCAGGACGGCGGCAGCACGCTGCCGCTACCCAACCTGTCGCGCCGGCAGCAGTTCTTCAGCATCTGGATCCGTCCCGTGGAGCATCCCAACGCCCTGTTCGCCCTGCGGCAGGCGGTGCGCGAGCTGCAGAGGCTCGTGGACTCGGGAATGAGCGCCGCCGACTTCGAGGCGACCCGCAAGTACGTCCTGAACGTCTCGCGCCTGTGGACCCAGAACTTCAGCCGCCGGCTGGGCTACCGGATGGACTCGGATTTCTACGGCTTCCCCAGCTTCATCGACCGCATCCAGGACGAGCTGCCGCGCCTCAAGGTCGAGGACGTCAACGCCGCCGTCAAGCGCCACCTGCAGGGAAGAAACCTGGCGGTCGCCATCGTGACCCCGGACGCCGCCGCGGTGAAGGAGACCCTCCTGTCGGGCCGGCCGACGCCCATCACCTACCAGACCCCCACGACGAGCGAGACCCTGCTCGCCGAGGATAAGGAGATCGAGGCCTTCCCCCTGCCGATCAACCGCGAGCGCGTGGGCATCGTCAAGGCGCAGGACCTGTTCGAGCGGTAGGAGTGCCGGGCCCCCCCATGGAGCAGAAAGCGCCGGTCGCGTTCGTCTTTCACGAGGACTGCCTCGAGCACGACAACGGGCCCGGCCACCCCGAGCGGCCGGAGCGGATCCAGGCCATCCGCGATCACCTGGCGCGCCGTGGCCTGCTCGATCGGCTGCTCGTCCTCCGCCCCGACCCCGCCCCGATCGATCGCATCGCCCGGGTCCACGAACCGGCGTACATCGAGGCGATCCGCCGGGCGTGCGAGCGGGCTCCGGTGCAGCTCGACCCCGACACGGCGGTCTCGTCCGGATCCTGGAGGGCCGCCCTGCTCTCGGCGGGAGGCGCCCTGGCGGCCTGCGACGCGGTCGCCACGGGGAGGGCCCGCTCCGCCTTCGTCTGCACCCGCCCCCCCGGCCATCATGCCGAGGCGGGCCGCGCGATGGGCTTCTGCCTGTTCAACAACATCGCCCTCGCGGCGCGGCATCTTCAAGACACGCACGGCCTCGGGCGCGTCTTGATCGTCGACTGGGACGTGCACCACGGCAACGGCACGCAGCACCTGTTCGAGTCGGACCCCACGGTCTTCTACTTCAGCACCCACCAGTTCCCCTTCTATCCCGGCACCGGCTCGGCGCGCGAATCCGGCAGCGGGCGCGGCGCCGGCTTCACCTTGAACTACCCTCTTCCGGCCGGATCGGGCGACGCCGAATACATCGAGGTGTTCCAGACCGTCCTGCGCCCGGAGATCGACCGCGTCCAGCCCGAGGCGATCCTGATCTCGGCCGGTTTCGACGGCCACCGCGACGACCCGCTCGCCGGGATGGACCTGACGGAGAAGGGGTACGCGGCGATGACGTCGATCCTGCGGGAGGCCGCGGAGAGGCATTGCGGCGGGCGGATCGTCTCCCTCCTGGAAGGAGGCTATGACCTGAAGGCGCTCCAGGCCTCGGTCGAGGCGCACCTTCAGGCGCTGGGAGCCTAGGTCACTCGGAAGGGGCCCGGGTCTTCAACCCGAGCGCGTGGATCTCGCTGCCGATGAGGTCACGAAGCGCCTCGTTCACCAGGCGGTGACGGTCGAGCAGGGATTTTCCTTCGAACTCCGCCGACACGATCAGGATGTCGAAGTGGCCGCCTCCCGCGGCGGCCCCGGCGTGACCGGCGTGCTGTGCGCTGTCGTCGCGGATCTCGAGACGCGTCGGATGGAACCGGTCGAGGAGGATCGCCTGGATCCGCGCGCGGACGCCGGTCACCGGGCCGCCAGCGCGCGCCCGGCGCCCGCCTCGACGGCCCGGTCGTAGACGACCGAGGCGGCCGCCAGGTCCTCCAGCCCGATTCCCAGGGACTTGAAGAGGGTCACCTCCCGCTCGTCCCGGCGCCCGGGGTGCGCGCCGCCGAGCACGTCCTTCAGCTCCACGGCCCGCTCCAGCGCGGAGGTCCCGGCCGGGCCGGTCCCCGGCGCCAGGAGGTCGCCGGCCTCCAGGCGGGCCTGTTCCATCGAGTCGACGACGATGAGATCGGAGCGCCTCACCGACTCGTCGTCCAGCTCGCGCCGCTCGGCGCGATTGCTGCCGACCGCGTTGACGTGCATCCCGGGTCGGAGCCAGGCTCCCCGGATGACCGGGGTGCCGGAGGAGGTCGCCGAGACGACGATTCCGGCGCCCTCGATCGCCTCCTCGACCGCGGAGCACGGGGTCACCGCCACGCCCGTGGCCGCCTCGGTCTCGCGGCAGAACTCGCGCAGGCGGTCCCGGTCGCGGCCGAAGGCGCGGATCGTCTGGAGCCGTCTCACCGTCGCGACGGCCAGCGCCTGGCTGCGCGCCTGCCAGCCGGTCCCGATGATCGCGAGCGAGGCCGCGTCGACGCGTGCCAGGCGCCGCGTCGCCACGCCCGTCGCGGCGCCGGTGCGGGTCTGCCCGAGGCGGTCCGCCTCGATGATCGCCAGCAGGGCCGAGGTCCGCCCGTCGAACAGCAGGACCACGAAGCGCGCGGCCGCTCGAGAGGTGGCATAGACCTTGGCCGCGAGCCGCTCCCAGGTGGCCGAGCCGGCGGACAGGGAATGCAGCATCGCGCCGGGGATCGCCGCCCGCGCGCGGGGCCGGCAGTCCGCCTGCCCCCGGGCCCACTGGCGGAACGCCTGCTCGACCGCCTCGATGCATGCCGGCATCGTCAGGAGACGGCCGACGTCGTCCTCGGTGAGATAGACCGCCATGGACGGAGATGGTATCCCAGGGCGGGAATCGGAGGGAGGCGGACTTCCGGGAGCCGGCGCGGGCATGCGGCCGGTCCCGGCCCCCTACTCGGGTCTAGTTGCGGTTCTTGCTCCAGCGGTCGTGGGTGATGCCGTGCTTGTGGACCTTGTAGTTCATCACCCGGCTGCTGACACCCAGGAGCTTGGCGGCTTCCTTCTGGATCCAGTTGCTGCGCTTGAGGGCCTCGAGCAGGGCGGTCTTCTCCAGCGCCTCCAGGTTCAGCAGGTCGGCGGCGAGCGCGGGGGTCATGCCGATGGAGTGCTCGCGGTCCAGCAGGGTCAGGTCGGCGGAGCGGACGGAGTCCCCCTCGCACATCAGGACGGCGCGCTCGATGCTGTTCTCGAGCTCGCGCACGTTGCCGGGCCAGCGGTATTCCTGGAGGCTCTTGACCGCGTCGGCCGAGAAGCCGGTGACCCGGCGGCGGAGCTCGCGCGCGAAGCGCTTGATGAAGTGCTCGGCCAGAGGAACGATGTCCTCGACGCGCTCGCGCAGCGCCGGCACCATGATGTTGACCACGTTCAGGCGGTAGAACAGGTCCTCGCGGAAGCGGCCTTCCTTGATGGCGGCTTCGAGATTGATGTTGGTCGCGGCGACGATGCGCACGTCGACCTTGATCGTCCGGTTGCCGCCGAGGCGCTCGAACTCCTGGTTCTGGATGGCGCGCAGCACCTTGGCCTGGGTGTTGGCGCTCATGTTCCCGACCTCGTCGAGGAACAGGGTGCCGTCGTTGGCCATCTCGAATCGCCCGATGCGCATCTGGTCGGCGCCGGTGAAGGCGCCCTTCTCGTGGCCGAACAGCTCGCTCTCCAGCAGGTTGTCGGGGAGCGAGGCGCAGTTCATACGCACGAAGGCCGCGTCGTGGCGGGGGGAGTTCCGGTGGATCGCCTCGGCGACGCGCTCCTTGCCCGTGCCGGTCTCGCCCTGGATCAGGACGGTCGCGTTCGAGGCGGCCACCTTGTCGATCATCTTGAAAATCTCGCGCATCGCGGCCGACTGCCCGACGAGGCCGTAGCGGTCGGACGGATCGGCGTGCGGCTCGGTCATCGAGCTGAGCCTCACGACCAGCCTCTGGTGCTCCATGGCCCGCTGCACTTTCATCTCGATCGCTTCGAGGGACAGGGGCTTCTGCACGTAGTCGAAGGCGCCGGATCGCATCGCCTCCACCGCGCCCGACCCGTTCTCGCCTGTGACGATGACCAGGGTGCCGGCATTCGTCGAGCGCGCCTTGCGCAGGATCTCGAGGCCGTCGGCCCCTCCGATCCGATGGCCGGAAATCACCAGGTCGAAAACCTGCTTTTCGATTCTCTCGAGGGCGTCCTTGCCGGATTGGGCGACCTGGACCTTGTAGCCGCTCTTGCTCATCGACTGGACGAGCCCGTCGCGCAGGGTCCTGTCGTCCTCGGCAACCAGGATGTTCTTCATGCCTCCGGCTCCTCCGCGCGGATCGTGCTGGAAATCATGCTCAATACAACGGGTTAATATAAATTTCGATGATCGAGAGTCAAGGAAGTGGAGCGCATTTTTCGTGCTCGAGCAGCCGATCGTGGACGATTTCCCGGGCGGAGCTCGTCAGGAGGTTGACGTTGCCCTGAAGTCGGTGGGCCTACGCACGTCGGCGGGCGTTTCGGGAGGTCTCCGTCGCGGCGCGCGCCCGGTCAGCGGCGCTCGCGAAGGAACAGGCCAAGAATCCGCTCGATGCCGGCAAAAGCGGCCCGGGCGGCGCGGCCGAATCGGCCGATCGGGGCCCCCGGAGCGCGAGGCGGCGGCAGGATTGGACGAAGAAGGCGGGAGAGGCCGTAGGCGACGCGATAGAAGCGCGCGAGGAGGTCCGTCTCGACGGAGACCACGCGCTCCATCCCCTTCCTGCGCCCCGGCATCTCGACGGCCACGACCCTGGCGATCACCGCCGACTCGGGGACCCGCTCCCGCACCCGGTTGTAGTCGCCCCGGAAGACCAGGCGCGTCCCATCCCCGTCCATTTCCTTCCAGACGAGCCGGTGAATCGTCAGGTAGCGCTCGCCGCGAAACACGGCGATTTCGCCGACCTTCAGATCGGCCCCCGTGGCGCGACGC
This portion of the Candidatus Polarisedimenticolia bacterium genome encodes:
- a CDS encoding S24 family peptidase, whose amino-acid sequence is MRLNLSDEPLTAELLSESLNRSETALIGVNGTSMHPTLQMGWRVYVRRATGADLKVGEIAVFRGERYLTIHRLVWKEMDGDGTRLVFRGDYNRVRERVPESAVIARVVAVEMPGRRKGMERVVSVETDLLARFYRVAYGLSRLLRPILPPPRAPGAPIGRFGRAARAAFAGIERILGLFLRERR
- a CDS encoding sigma-54 dependent transcriptional regulator is translated as MKNILVAEDDRTLRDGLVQSMSKSGYKVQVAQSGKDALERIEKQVFDLVISGHRIGGADGLEILRKARSTNAGTLVIVTGENGSGAVEAMRSGAFDYVQKPLSLEAIEMKVQRAMEHQRLVVRLSSMTEPHADPSDRYGLVGQSAAMREIFKMIDKVAASNATVLIQGETGTGKERVAEAIHRNSPRHDAAFVRMNCASLPDNLLESELFGHEKGAFTGADQMRIGRFEMANDGTLFLDEVGNMSANTQAKVLRAIQNQEFERLGGNRTIKVDVRIVAATNINLEAAIKEGRFREDLFYRLNVVNIMVPALRERVEDIVPLAEHFIKRFARELRRRVTGFSADAVKSLQEYRWPGNVRELENSIERAVLMCEGDSVRSADLTLLDREHSIGMTPALAADLLNLEALEKTALLEALKRSNWIQKEAAKLLGVSSRVMNYKVHKHGITHDRWSKNRN